The following coding sequences are from one Shewanella violacea DSS12 window:
- a CDS encoding nuclear transport factor 2 family protein: MARLENTLIQAKNDNRSISVSSANTLFKASVIALTVIASASLVTVQAYAAQVTAPQLTKDNTSKPFPKAAAVLDKLHQAATQADWDTYFSLYLPAAIFIGTDATEHWSMAEFEGYARPTKGWEYTAKSRMFVSIKTQNNDPVLMFDELLDSASYGIARGTGTLIQTESGWKIAQYHLSFPIPNEIAKEITARIKSEK; this comes from the coding sequence ATGGCAAGACTAGAAAATACACTCATTCAAGCTAAGAATGACAATAGATCCATTTCGGTATCGTCAGCTAACACATTATTTAAGGCATCGGTTATAGCATTAACCGTTATAGCCAGTGCTAGCTTAGTAACAGTCCAAGCCTATGCAGCTCAAGTAACGGCTCCTCAGTTAACAAAAGACAACACCAGTAAACCTTTCCCTAAAGCGGCTGCTGTATTAGACAAGCTACATCAAGCGGCCACACAAGCCGATTGGGACACCTATTTCAGTCTGTACTTGCCAGCAGCGATATTTATCGGCACCGATGCCACTGAGCATTGGAGCATGGCAGAATTTGAAGGCTACGCCCGCCCGACAAAAGGCTGGGAGTACACAGCTAAAAGCCGGATGTTTGTGTCGATTAAAACTCAAAACAATGACCCAGTATTGATGTTCGATGAGCTACTCGACAGTGCCTCCTACGGTATTGCTCGTGGAACTGGCACTCTCATCCAGACAGAAAGCGGCTGGAAAATTGCCCAGTATCACCTAAGTTTTCCCATCCCTAATGAGATAGCTAAAGAGATAACGGCAAGGATTAAGTCAGAGAAGTAG
- a CDS encoding HDOD domain-containing protein, with the protein MPALCSTVKTLEKLAKDDVSSLGLLGKSVMHDNALTSRILRVANSATYNKSQNQVTTVSRATVVLGFDTIRNICITAKLLSSLLESKGLSEPVYQRLIKLMARAFQAAMLAKMMLRDHDEELQEEVFIASLLYHLGESAFWSTGCDEAVELDAAILQCGDIKQEKGIIREMLGTSFNKLSLGIARSWGLGDVLLKSLSNPDERTPEIRSIYLANQISELLAQENPAPEDLQLRLMQAAKMLNIEVDELKLRMVRCSKATKKLAEAYGAKVLIEHLPNPMHLKKDLLTEINEPLVRMPNMMLQLKKLRELTDCAINKSDFNKVITTTLEGLLDGVGVDRCGVLLLSPNRKRLQPRIALGEGAEQMKTEFIITLEQPQCLFCDSIEHKQAMFVDDPSSPKWRLYMDPDLKSKTSATGFMIAPLVIDQKVIGMIYADRATSERKLTLIEFDNFTHFAQLANVCLSASMGH; encoded by the coding sequence ATGCCGGCATTATGCTCTACAGTTAAAACACTGGAGAAGTTGGCAAAAGACGACGTCTCTTCCCTTGGATTACTGGGGAAGAGCGTGATGCACGATAATGCATTGACCTCTCGAATATTAAGAGTGGCAAATAGTGCCACGTACAATAAAAGCCAGAACCAGGTGACGACCGTGAGTCGTGCTACCGTAGTGTTAGGTTTCGATACCATACGTAATATCTGTATTACCGCTAAATTACTCAGTAGCTTACTAGAATCAAAAGGCTTGTCTGAGCCCGTATATCAAAGACTTATTAAGTTGATGGCGCGTGCTTTTCAGGCGGCAATGTTAGCCAAGATGATGCTCAGAGATCATGATGAAGAGTTGCAGGAGGAGGTATTTATCGCATCCTTACTGTATCACTTAGGTGAAAGCGCTTTTTGGAGTACAGGCTGTGATGAGGCGGTTGAGCTTGATGCCGCGATACTGCAGTGTGGTGATATCAAACAAGAGAAAGGCATCATTCGTGAGATGTTAGGTACTTCCTTCAATAAGCTGTCTTTGGGTATCGCACGCAGTTGGGGACTGGGAGATGTGTTACTTAAGTCTCTTAGTAATCCCGATGAGCGTACTCCAGAGATCCGCAGTATTTACCTGGCTAATCAAATCAGTGAGCTCTTGGCCCAGGAAAACCCGGCGCCTGAAGATTTACAACTTAGGCTAATGCAAGCTGCAAAAATGTTGAACATAGAGGTTGATGAACTAAAGCTTCGCATGGTTCGCTGTAGCAAGGCTACGAAAAAATTAGCCGAGGCCTATGGCGCTAAGGTGCTTATAGAGCATCTGCCTAATCCCATGCATCTTAAGAAAGATTTGCTTACCGAAATAAATGAGCCCTTGGTTCGTATGCCGAACATGATGTTACAGTTGAAGAAGTTACGTGAGCTGACGGATTGTGCCATAAACAAATCTGACTTTAATAAGGTGATCACCACCACGTTAGAGGGTCTGTTAGATGGAGTCGGTGTGGACCGTTGTGGTGTCTTATTGTTATCCCCTAATCGTAAGCGGCTGCAGCCACGTATTGCATTAGGCGAAGGGGCTGAGCAGATGAAGACAGAGTTTATTATCACGCTAGAACAGCCTCAATGCCTATTCTGTGACAGTATCGAACACAAGCAGGCCATGTTTGTCGACGATCCAAGCTCCCCCAAATGGCGACTGTATATGGATCCAGATCTGAAAAGCAAAACATCAGCAACAGGCTTCATGATCGCTCCCTTGGTGATAGATCAAAAAGTGATAGGTATGATCTATGCGGACCGCGCGACCTCTGAGCGTAAATTGACTCTGATAGAGTTTGATAATTTCACTCACTTCGCGCAACTTGCCAATGTCTGTCTCTCTGCATCTATGGGGCATTAG
- a CDS encoding AAA family ATPase gives MIILVGGEKGGSGKSCLAQNIAVFLTAECGASIIMVDCDPQRTTSDWIQARNNNPDLPSINCVQLYGKIRNDLLSLEQHYDFVIVDCGGQDNLALRATMSVASHVLMPLRPKRRDLKTVSHMDDIVATCMMINPKMRASFVITQCPSLPNQSNRILEAKEVCRTYDINVLDAITYSRNIYDDSEESGLSVIEIEPQGKAANEMRGIACEMLQAKNATEIRNRIAAKHLNKINSMRDEYGSGRSQEKLYAV, from the coding sequence ATGATCATATTAGTCGGAGGCGAGAAAGGCGGTAGTGGCAAAAGCTGCTTAGCTCAAAATATCGCTGTATTTTTAACTGCCGAGTGTGGTGCATCCATCATAATGGTTGACTGTGATCCACAGCGCACCACATCTGATTGGATCCAGGCAAGAAACAATAACCCGGATCTCCCCAGCATCAACTGTGTGCAACTCTATGGCAAGATACGTAATGACTTACTTAGCCTGGAGCAACACTATGACTTCGTGATCGTCGACTGTGGTGGGCAAGATAACTTGGCCCTACGTGCCACCATGTCAGTGGCTTCACATGTGCTTATGCCACTTAGGCCCAAACGCCGGGATTTGAAAACGGTGAGCCATATGGATGACATAGTCGCGACCTGTATGATGATCAATCCCAAGATGCGTGCCTCCTTCGTGATCACTCAATGTCCTAGCCTGCCTAATCAGTCAAACCGTATCTTAGAAGCCAAAGAAGTGTGTCGAACATATGATATCAATGTACTAGATGCCATTACTTATAGCCGTAACATTTATGATGACAGCGAAGAATCAGGCTTATCTGTGATAGAGATAGAGCCTCAGGGTAAAGCAGCCAATGAGATGCGCGGCATCGCCTGCGAAATGCTGCAAGCCAAGAATGCCACCGAAATCAGAAACCGCATCGCGGCAAAACATTTGAACAAGATTAACTCCATGAGGGATGAGTATGGGTCTGGCCGATCTCAAGAAAAACTCTACGCAGTCTAA
- a CDS encoding M90 family metallopeptidase produces the protein MLAIFLVSLISLVAIGWIVSRNWRIAHSRQRITQAPFPRAWREILKRRMPYFRSLPTDLQLQLKKHIQVFLSEKEFVGCDGIIIDDEVRVTIAAQACLLLLNRTTDYYPKLKQILVYPSVFFVNNQEHRSGGVVSDRQRLLSGESWQNGKVVLSWQTAQADAANPVDGSNVVIHEFAHQLDQEDGNANGAPILDRVSDYSAWSKILSQEFETLQRSAEQDIPSLFSYYGATNPAEFFAVITEVFFERPDDFYQYHRELYQELSLFFKLDPVNWH, from the coding sequence ATGCTCGCCATATTTCTCGTTAGCTTAATCTCATTGGTCGCCATAGGCTGGATTGTCTCTCGCAACTGGCGTATAGCTCATAGTCGCCAGCGGATCACACAAGCGCCCTTTCCCAGAGCATGGCGAGAGATCCTCAAGAGACGTATGCCCTACTTTCGCTCTCTGCCCACAGATCTGCAATTACAGCTTAAGAAGCATATCCAGGTCTTCCTGTCTGAAAAAGAGTTTGTCGGTTGCGATGGCATCATTATCGATGATGAGGTGCGTGTCACCATAGCGGCACAGGCCTGCTTGCTACTACTGAATAGAACTACCGACTACTATCCGAAACTCAAACAGATCTTAGTCTACCCTTCGGTATTTTTTGTCAATAATCAGGAACACAGAAGTGGTGGTGTAGTGAGTGATCGCCAACGCCTACTATCCGGTGAGTCCTGGCAAAATGGCAAGGTCGTCTTATCTTGGCAGACGGCTCAAGCTGATGCTGCTAACCCGGTTGATGGTAGCAATGTGGTCATACATGAGTTTGCACATCAGCTGGATCAGGAAGATGGCAACGCCAACGGCGCTCCCATATTAGATAGAGTGAGTGATTACTCAGCCTGGTCTAAAATACTCAGCCAGGAATTTGAAACCCTGCAACGTAGCGCCGAGCAAGATATCCCTTCACTCTTTAGTTATTATGGAGCCACTAACCCAGCCGAGTTTTTTGCGGTGATCACCGAGGTGTTCTTCGAGCGACCCGATGACTTCTATCAATATCACCGAGAACTCTATCAAGAACTCAGCCTGTTTTTTAAATTAGATCCAGTGAATTGGCATTGA